One window of the Epinephelus moara isolate mb chromosome 24, YSFRI_EMoa_1.0, whole genome shotgun sequence genome contains the following:
- the ipo9 gene encoding importin-9, with the protein MSAAGSARSGAAAGPVQQGLKEALIETLTAILSPVQEVRAAAEEQVKVLEVTEEFGVHLAELTVDPQGALAIRQLASVILKQYVETHWCSQSEKFRPPETTEQAKAAIRELLPSGLREAISKVRSSVAYAVSAIAHWDWPEAWPQLFTLLMEMLVSGDVNAVHGAMRVLTEFTREVTDTQMPLVAPVILPEMYKIFTMAEVYSIRTRSRAVEIFTTCANLICAIEELEKGAAKALIFPVVQQFTEAFVQALQMPDGPSSDSGLKMEVLKAVTALVKNFPKPMVSSMQQILPIVWNTLTESAAFYVRTEVNYTEEVDDPVDSDGEVLGFENLVFSIFEFVHTLLENNKFKSTVKKALPELIYYIILYMQITEDQIKVWTANPQQFVEDEDDDTFSYSVRISAQDLLLAVAAEFQNESAAALAAAATRHLQEAEQAKNSGNEHWWKIHEACMLALGSVKTIITENVKNGRIQFDMHGFLASVILADLNLAAASPFLLGRALWAASRFTAAMSPELIQQFLQATVSGLHDSQPPSVRISAVRAIWGYCDQLKLSESTHVLQPFLPSILEGLVQLAAQFSSEVLTLVMETLCIVCTVDPAFTTSAENKICPLTIAIFLKYNNDPVVASLAQDIFKELAQIEGCQGPMQMRLIPTLVSIMQAPPDKIPSGLCATSIDILTTVVRNTKPPLSEMLVCQAFPVVAQCTLRTDDNTIMQNGGECLRAYVSVALEQIAQWRDEQGNSGLWYVMQVVNQLLDPRTSEFTAAFVGRLVSTLISRAGTQLGEQLDQILRAILSKMQQAETLSVMQSLIMVFAHLVHSQLEPLLEFLCSLPGPTGKPALEFVMTEWMSRQHLFYGQYEGKVSTVALCKLLQHGLNTDDKRLQDIVVKGEEIYSPEDGIRTRSKSAKNPERWTNIPLLVKIFKLIINELSTVVEANASRANAADWSQDSSGMWEEEEEGEDDEEEDEGLAGQLLSDLIASNKYDDDYYEDDEEDDPDALKDPIYQIDLQAYLTDFLTQFAQQPCYSMFSGHLNSAERQTLQSIGL; encoded by the exons ATGAGTGCGGCGGGTAGCGCTCGGTCCGGTGCGGCCGCTGGCCCGGTACAGCAGGGACTCAAAGAGGCTCTGATCGAGACCCTGACGGCCATCCTGTCTCCGGTTCAAGAAGTGCGCGCCGCCGCGGAGGAGCAGGTCAAAGTGCTGGAAGTGACAGAGG AGTTTGGCGTCCATTTGGCAGAACTCACAGTTGATCCTCAGGGAGCACTCGCAATCCGTCAG ttaGCCTCAGTCATCCTGAAGCAGTATGTGGAGACTCACTGGTGTTCCCAGTCAGAGAAATTCAGGCCTCCTGAAACTACAGAGCAG GCTAAAGCTGCCATCAGGGAGCTGCTGCCAAGCGGACTGCGGGAGGCGATCAGTAAAGTCCGCTCCAGTGTTGCGTACGCCGTGTCGGCCATCGCCCACTGGGACTGGCCTGAGGCCTGGCCGCAGCTGTTTACCCTCCTGATGGAGATGCTGGTCAGCGGAGATGTCAATGCTGTGCACGGGGCCATGAGGGTCCTCACAG AGTTTACTCGGGAGGTGACTGATACACAGATGCCGCTGGTGGCTCCAGTCATCTTACCTGAAATGTACAAGATCTTCACCATGGCCGAG GTGTACAGTATTCGTACCCGATCCAGAGCTGTGGAGATTTTCACCACCTGTGCCAACCTCATCTGTGCTATTGAAGAGCTGGAGAAG gGTGCAGCCAAAGCGTTGATTTTCCCCGTGGTGCAGCAGTTCACAGAAGCGTTTGTGCAGGCTCTACAGATGCCCGATGGACCCTCGTCTGATAGCGGTCTCAAGATGGAGGTCCTCAAG GCTGTGACAGCATTGGTGAAGAACTTCCCCAAACCCATGGTGTCCTCCATGCAGCAGATATTACCCATCGTGTGGAACACACTGACTGAGAGTGCAGCTTT TTACGTGAGGACAGAGGTGAACTACACAGAGGAAGTGGACGACCCTGTAGACTCAGATG GTGAGGTTTTGGGTTTTGAGAACCTGGTGTTCAGCATCTTTGAGTTCGTCCACACGCTGCTGGAGAACAACAAGTTCAAGAGCACGGTGAAGAAAGCCCTGCCCGAACTCATCTACTACATCATCCTGTACATGCAGATCACTGAGGACCAG atcAAAGTGTGGACAGCGAACCCCCAGCAGTTtgtggaggatgaggatgacGACACTTTCTCCTACTCCGTCAGGATCTCTGCTCAGGACCTGCTGCTG gctgttgctgcagagtttcagaATGAGAGCGCAGCAGCGCTGGCAGCGGCAGCGACcagacacctccaggaggcagAGCAGGCCAAGAACAGCGGCAACGAGCACTG GTGGAAGATCCATGAAGCCTGCATGTTGGCGCTCGGCTCTGTCAAAACCATCATCACAGAGAATGTGAAAAACGGTCGTATCCAGTTTGACATGCACGGTTTCCTGGCCAGCGTTATCCTCGCCGACCTCAACCTGGCAG CGGCGTCTCCGTTCCTCCTCGGCCGGGCTCTGTGGGCGGCCAGTCGCTTCACAGCAGCCATGTCTCCTGAGCTCATCCAGCAGTTCCTCCAGGCCACCGTCAGCGGTCTCCACGACAGCCAGCCGCCCTCCGTCCGCATCTCCGCGGTCAGGGCCATCTGGGG GTACTGTGATCAGCTGAAGCTGTCAGAGAGCACCCACGTCCTTCAGCCCTTCCTCCCCAGCATCCTCGAGGGACTGGTCCAACTGGCCGCCCAGTTCAGCTCAGAGGTGCTCACCCTCGTCATGGAGACTCTGTGCATCGTCTGCACAGTCGACCCGGCCTTCACCACCAGCGCTGAGAACAAGATCTGCCCCCTCACCATCGCTATTTTCCTGAAGTATAACAATG ACCCCGTGGTTGCGTCCTTGGCTCAGGACATCTTTAAGGAACTGGCACAGATAGAAGGCTGCCAGGGCCCCATGCAGATGCGTCTCATCCCCACGCTGGTCAGCATCATGCAGGCTCCTCCTGACAAGATCCCCTCTGGACTCTGTGCT ACGTCCATCGACATCCTGACGACAGTCGTCCGAAACACCAAACCTCCTCTGTCAGAGATGCTGGTGTGCCAGGCTTTCCCTGTGGTGGCACAGTGCACCTTACGTACTGACGACAACACCATAATGCAG AACGGAGGTGAATGTCTGCGGGCGTACGTCTCCGTCGCCCTTGAGCAGATCGCTCAGTGGCGAGACGAGCAGGGGAACAGCGGCCTCTGGTACGTCATGCAGGTGGTCAACCAGCTGCTGGACCCTCGGACCTCCGAGTTCACGGCCGCCTTCGTGGGCAGGCTGGTGTCCACGCTGATCTCTCGGGCGGGAACGCAGCTCGGCGAACAGCTGGACCAGATCCTCCGAGCGATTCTGAGCAAGATGCAGCAAGCTGAGACTCTGAGTGTCATGCAG TCTCTGATCATGGTGTTCGCCCACCTGGTTCACTCCCAGCTGGAGCCTCTGCTGGAGTTCTTGTGCAGCTTGCCCGGCCCGACGGGGAAACCTGCACTGGAGTTTGTTATGACGGAGTGGATGAGCAGGCAGCACCTCTTCTACGGACAGTACGAGGGTAAAGTCAG CACGGTGGCGCTCTGTAAGCTGCTGCAGCACGGCCTCAACACTGACGACAAACGTCTCCAGGACATCGTGGTGAAGGGAGAGGAGATCTACAGCCCTGAGGACGGCATCCGCACACGCTCCAAATCTGCTAAGA ACCCTGAACGGTGGACCAACATTCCTTTGCTAGTGAAGATCTTTAAATTGATCATCAACGAGCTGTCGACGGTCGTGGAGGCAAACGCCAGCAGGGCGAACGCAGCCGACTGGAGCCAAG atTCCAGCGGTatgtgggaggaggaggaagagggggaggatgatgaagaggaggatgaaggccTTGCAGGGCAGCTGCTGTCTGATCTCATCGCCTCCAACAAATACG ATGATGATTATTAcgaggatgatgaggaggatgatCCAGATGCCTTGAAAGACCCCATATATCAGATCGATCTGCAG GCTTACCTGACAGACTTCCTGACGCAATTCGCCCAGCAGCCATGTTACAGCATGTTCTCAGGCCACCTCAACAGCGCCGAGAGACAAACCCTGCAGTCTATAGGCCTCTAG